In the Hordeum vulgare subsp. vulgare chromosome 7H, MorexV3_pseudomolecules_assembly, whole genome shotgun sequence genome, one interval contains:
- the LOC123407462 gene encoding tryptophan synthase beta chain 1 — MAASAIRNPSPAAAVSAPPPSRAVLRMLTPSARRGASVVASASMRPVKAVAAEAPSPVSERVNGAEVAGAGIARPDALGRFGKFGGKYVPETLMHALTELEAAFHALADDEDFQKELDGILKDYVGRESPLYFAERLTEHYKRADGTGPLIYLKREDLNHTGAHKINNAVAQALLAKKLGKKRIIAETGAGQHGVATATVCARFGLECIIYMGAQDMERQALNVFRMKLLGAEVRPVHSGTATLKDATSEAIRDWVTNVETTHYILGSVAGPHPYPMMVREFHKVIGKETRRQAMDKWGGKPDVLVACIGGGSNAMGLFHEFVDDQDVRLIGVEAAGHGVDTDKHAATLTKGEVGVLHGSLSYVLQDADGQVIEPHSISAGLDYPGVGPEHSFLRDIGRAEYDSVTDQEALDAFKRTSRLEGIIPALETSHALAYLEKLCPTLPDGVRVVLNCSGRGDKDVHTASKYLDV; from the exons ATGGCCGCCTCGGCTATCAGAAACCCTAGCCCAGCCGCCGCCGTCTCCGCGCCCCCGCCCTCCCGCGCGGTGCTGCGGATGCTGACGCCGTCGGCCCGGAGAGGCGCGTCCGTCGTGGCGTCCGCGTCAATGCGGCCGGTcaaggcggtggcggcggaggcGCCCTCCCCCGTCTCCGAGAGGGTGAACGGGGCCGAGGTGGCGGGGGCCGGCATCGCGAGGCCCGACGCGCTCGGGAGGTTCGGCAAGTTCGGGGGCAAGTACGTCCCGGAGACTCTCATGCACGCCCTCACCGAGCTCGAGGCCGCCTTCCACGCGCTCGCCGACGACGAGGACTTCCAG AAAGAACTTGATGGCATCCTCAAGGATTACGTGGGCCGCGAGAGCCCGCTATACTTTGCGGAGCGCCTGACGGAGCACTACAAGCGTGCTGATGGCACTGGCCCACTGATTTACCTCAAGAGGGAGGATCTGAACCATACCGGTGCTCACAAGATCAACAATGCTGTGGCACAAGCTCTGCTTGCCAAGAAGCTTGGGAAGAAGCGTATTATTGCTGAGACTGGAGCTGGCCAGCATGGGGTTGCCACTGCCACAGTGTGTGCTCGGTTTGGGCTGGAGTGCATCATCTACATGGGTGCACAGGATATGGAGAGGCAGGCGCTTAACGTTTTCAGGATGAAGCTTCTTGGAGCAGAG GTAAGGCCAGTACATTCTGGGACTGCAACGCTGAAGGATGCTACCTCGGAGGCCATCCGTGACTGGGTCACTAACGTAGAGACCACACACTACATTTTGGGCTCAGTTGCGGGTCCACACCCATACCCGATGATGGTGAGGGAGTTCCATAAGGTTATTGGCAAGGAGACCCGTAGACAAGCGATGGACAAGTGGGGTGGCAAGCCTGACGTGCTGGTTGCTTGCATTGGTGGTGGATCAAATGCCATGGGTCTCTTCCATGAGTTTGTTGATGATCAGGATGTAAGACTGATTGGAGTGGAGGCTGCTGGCCATGGTGTAGACACTGACAAGCACGCTGCAACATTGACAAAGGGGGAAGTCGGAGTTCTCCATGGATCTCTGAGTTATGTATTGCAGGATGCTGATGGACAAGTGATTGAGCCCCACTCCATCAGTGCTGG GTTGGATTACCCAGGTGTTGGACCTGAGCATAGTTTCTTGAGGGATATTGGACGTGCTGAATATGATAGTGTGACAGACCAGGAGGCATTGGATG CTTTCAAGCGCACCTCTCGGCTGGAAGGCATCATCCCTGCCCTGGAGACATCCCACGCCCTGGCTTACCTGGAGAAGCTCTGCCCAACACTGCCGGATGGTGTGAGGGTGGTTCTGAACTGCAGTGGAAGAGGAGACAAGGATGTCCACACAGCCAGCAAGTACCTTGATGTCTAG